A genome region from Altererythrobacter aquiaggeris includes the following:
- a CDS encoding CoA pyrophosphatase encodes MSALFDELARLHRAGHDVDIHDLLDDAGLGPHETSRDAAVLIAITDRPRPGMLLTRRPDTMADHPGQVAFPGGKIERGENAVEAALREAEEELGIARGAVRVIGPTDLFNTGSGFAVTPVLAVVPHDIAITPDPGEVADWFEAPLDFVVDPANRSAHEAYWKGENRHYYQINWEGYRIWGVTAAIIANLSRRIDWRGITDG; translated from the coding sequence ATGAGCGCGCTGTTCGACGAACTTGCCCGCCTGCACCGCGCCGGCCATGACGTGGATATTCACGATTTGCTCGATGATGCGGGGTTGGGACCGCATGAAACTTCGCGTGATGCAGCCGTGCTGATCGCTATCACCGACCGCCCTCGCCCCGGCATGCTGCTGACCAGGCGCCCCGACACGATGGCCGATCATCCGGGTCAGGTCGCCTTCCCCGGCGGCAAGATCGAACGCGGCGAAAATGCCGTCGAAGCCGCGCTGCGCGAGGCGGAGGAGGAACTGGGGATCGCACGCGGTGCAGTGCGCGTGATCGGCCCGACCGACCTGTTCAACACAGGCAGCGGCTTTGCCGTGACCCCGGTGCTGGCGGTCGTCCCGCATGATATCGCGATTACACCCGATCCCGGCGAAGTGGCCGACTGGTTCGAGGCTCCGCTCGATTTCGTGGTCGATCCGGCCAACCGCAGCGCGCACGAGGCCTACTGGAAAGGCGAAAACCGGCATTATTACCAGATCAACTGGGAAGGTTACCGGATCTGGGGTGTTACCGCGGCGATCATCGCGAACCTTTCACGCCGGATAGACTGGCGGGGTATCACCGATGGCTGA
- a CDS encoding DUF1285 domain-containing protein — protein MPYEPPPELAGLSLSQIAEAVAARKLPPVDQWSPDASGDSEMRIARDGTWFHQDSEITRPAMVRAFASLLIRDRTGQHWLMTPYQKLTIAVEDAAFIAVDMQQSEGALAFRLNTDDIVLAGPEHPIIARGDSDTPALYLDVRHGCEARLNRSTYAQIAEHSASLGDGWSVQSQGAEFSLLPG, from the coding sequence ATGCCTTACGAACCCCCACCAGAGCTTGCCGGATTGTCACTAAGCCAGATCGCCGAAGCGGTCGCAGCGCGCAAATTGCCGCCGGTCGATCAATGGTCGCCCGATGCCAGCGGCGACAGCGAAATGCGGATTGCCCGCGACGGAACCTGGTTTCATCAGGACAGCGAAATCACGCGCCCCGCGATGGTCCGCGCCTTCGCCTCGCTGCTGATCCGCGACCGGACCGGTCAGCATTGGCTGATGACGCCTTATCAGAAGCTGACAATCGCGGTGGAGGACGCCGCGTTCATTGCGGTCGATATGCAGCAAAGCGAAGGCGCTTTGGCTTTCCGTCTCAATACCGATGACATTGTGCTGGCCGGTCCCGAACACCCGATCATCGCGCGCGGCGACAGTGACACGCCGGCCCTGTATCTGGACGTAAGGCACGGCTGCGAAGCCCGGCTGAACCGTAGCACCTACGCCCAGATCGCCGAACATTCCGCCAGCCTTGGTGATGGCTGGAGCGTTCAGAGCCAGGGTGCGGAATTTTCCTTGTTACCGGGATGA
- a CDS encoding N-acetyltransferase: MANIIPLGDVDPGLIEALLDAAFGQDRHKRTAYRIREGQEYLPPLSFAALDEDDMLAGAIQAWPVALTDDDGRRHPMVMIGPVAVLPEKQNDGYGKALMLATLGGMAQDATLPQVMIGDPEYYERFFEFTAAHTSGWRCPGPFEQHRLLVRTPNPAILPSTGMLGPWDRPN; this comes from the coding sequence ATGGCGAACATTATCCCTCTCGGCGACGTTGACCCCGGCCTGATCGAAGCATTGCTGGATGCTGCATTCGGACAAGACCGGCACAAGCGTACTGCTTACCGGATCCGCGAAGGGCAGGAATATCTCCCCCCGCTCAGCTTCGCCGCCTTGGACGAGGACGATATGCTCGCGGGCGCGATCCAGGCGTGGCCCGTTGCCTTGACCGACGACGATGGCCGCCGCCATCCCATGGTCATGATCGGCCCGGTCGCCGTGCTCCCGGAAAAACAGAACGATGGTTACGGCAAGGCACTGATGCTGGCCACGCTGGGCGGCATGGCACAGGATGCGACATTGCCGCAGGTGATGATCGGCGATCCCGAATATTACGAACGGTTTTTCGAATTCACCGCCGCGCACACGTCAGGCTGGCGCTGCCCCGGGCCATTCGAGCAACATCGCTTGCTGGTCCGCACCCCCAATCCCGCGATATTGCCGTCCACCGGAATGCTGGGCCCGTGGGACCGCCCTAACTAG
- a CDS encoding PQQ-dependent sugar dehydrogenase: MMTNALRSAFLLSSSALLLASCGAVANGENSPDAAASSADVENGKPFNVAEVGTYDEPWAAAFIPGTEIIVVTEQGGRIVGNDIRNGRALFFTGVPEVDYGGQGGLGDIAFLPSEAADTLTPRTIYLSWAEAGSGDTRGAVVGKGQIVCEEHQTCDIRGLQVIWRQPKVSGRGHYSHRITVSPDEQYLYVASGDRQKKDPAQDLSNNLGTIVRLTMDGKPAAGNPFAARSGASGDIWTYGHRNILGMQFDDQNRLWDLEHGPAGGDELNLVKQGQNYGWPIVSNGNDYNGANIPDHSTRPEFAAPAISWTPVIAPGNFIFYRGDLFDAWKGDAIIAGLKSEAIVRVSINGETASETGRYAMDSRIRQIVEGPDGAIWVLEDGENARLLKLTPR, encoded by the coding sequence ATGATGACAAACGCTCTCCGCTCCGCCTTCCTTCTATCATCCAGCGCACTGCTGCTCGCAAGCTGCGGCGCGGTGGCGAATGGGGAAAACAGCCCTGACGCCGCGGCATCTTCTGCCGATGTTGAAAATGGCAAGCCGTTCAACGTCGCCGAGGTCGGGACTTATGACGAGCCGTGGGCGGCAGCATTCATACCCGGGACCGAGATTATCGTGGTAACCGAACAGGGCGGCAGGATTGTCGGGAATGACATCAGGAACGGGCGCGCGCTGTTCTTTACCGGCGTCCCCGAGGTGGATTACGGCGGTCAGGGCGGGCTTGGCGATATCGCCTTTCTGCCGAGCGAAGCGGCAGACACGCTAACCCCCCGAACCATTTATTTAAGCTGGGCCGAAGCAGGTAGCGGCGATACGCGCGGCGCCGTTGTGGGCAAGGGGCAAATCGTTTGCGAAGAACACCAGACATGCGACATTCGCGGGTTGCAGGTGATCTGGCGTCAGCCCAAGGTTTCGGGACGCGGTCATTATTCGCACCGCATCACGGTCTCGCCCGATGAACAATATCTCTACGTCGCTTCGGGTGACCGTCAGAAGAAGGATCCGGCACAGGACCTGTCCAACAATCTGGGTACCATCGTGCGACTGACGATGGATGGTAAGCCCGCCGCAGGCAATCCGTTCGCCGCGAGATCGGGCGCCTCCGGCGACATCTGGACCTATGGCCACCGAAATATTCTGGGAATGCAGTTCGATGATCAGAACCGTTTGTGGGATCTTGAACATGGTCCGGCGGGTGGTGACGAGCTCAATCTGGTAAAGCAGGGCCAGAACTATGGTTGGCCGATCGTTTCCAACGGCAATGACTATAATGGCGCGAACATTCCCGATCATTCCACCCGGCCCGAATTTGCCGCCCCTGCCATCAGCTGGACCCCCGTAATCGCACCGGGCAACTTCATATTCTACCGCGGCGACCTGTTTGACGCATGGAAAGGCGATGCGATCATTGCCGGACTGAAATCGGAGGCGATCGTTCGCGTTTCGATTAACGGCGAAACCGCCAGCGAGACGGGCCGCTATGCAATGGATAGCCGGATCAGGCAGATTGTCGAAGGCCCCGATGGCGCGATCTGGGTGCTTGAAGACGGTGAAAATGCGCGGCTGCTGAAATTGACCCCTCGCTGA
- a CDS encoding ribonuclease HII, translated as MLSGTPHSGFGAEMAIDGLIIGVDEAGRGPLAGPVVAAAVVLCKPCPAGLDDSKKLTAKRRGVLEADIRGRCAFGIGVVDVEDIDRLNIFGATMLAMSLAVEELCAVIRRDPAQILIDGNMTPAGRCDKWRWANARAIVGGDGIEPCISAASIIAKEYRDRIMCEAAMRHPQYGWERNKGYGTRDHMAALHQHGPTPLHRRSFAPVARMLLV; from the coding sequence ATGTTATCTGGAACACCTCACAGCGGATTTGGTGCCGAAATGGCAATCGACGGCCTGATTATCGGCGTTGACGAGGCGGGCCGGGGCCCGCTGGCGGGGCCTGTTGTGGCCGCAGCGGTTGTGCTGTGCAAGCCATGCCCTGCCGGGCTGGACGATTCCAAGAAACTGACCGCCAAAAGGCGCGGCGTGCTCGAAGCTGATATTCGCGGCCGTTGTGCTTTCGGTATCGGCGTTGTCGATGTGGAGGATATCGACCGGCTGAACATCTTTGGTGCTACGATGCTGGCGATGAGCCTTGCGGTGGAAGAACTTTGCGCAGTGATAAGGCGCGATCCAGCACAAATTTTGATCGACGGCAACATGACGCCCGCGGGCCGCTGCGATAAATGGCGCTGGGCCAACGCGCGCGCCATCGTGGGCGGTGACGGGATCGAACCGTGTATTTCCGCCGCGTCGATTATTGCCAAGGAATATCGCGACCGGATCATGTGCGAAGCCGCCATGCGTCATCCGCAATATGGCTGGGAACGCAACAAGGGTTACGGCACCAGGGATCATATGGCGGCCTTGCATCAACATGGCCCCACGCCGCTCCATCGCCGCAGCTTTGCACCCGTTGCCCGGATGCTTCTGGTGTAG
- a CDS encoding site-specific DNA-methyltransferase gives MGQVLADTKTRARKTKVETQLAKDAADQAVRAGLPLGRILDGDCVEAMRELPDNSVDMVFADPPYNLQLGGDLNRPDGSQVDAVTDHWDQFDSFAIYDKFTEDWLTEARRILKPDGALWVIGSYHNIFRVGAILQDLGFWILNDIIWRKSNPMPNFKGTRFTNAHETLIWAGMGEKARYQFNYRAMKTLNDELQMRSDWVLPICGGAERLKRDGHKAHPTQKPEALLYRVMLATTEKGDVVLDPFFGTGTTGAVAKRLGREWIGCERESIYREVAMERIELALPLDESALETMQSKKNAPRVAFGALVENGYIQPGTELFDKQRRWIAKVRADGSLAYEKQTGSIHGLGKDLQGAPSCNGWTFWHIEHEGTVKPVDAIRQDYLLAIED, from the coding sequence ATGGGGCAGGTTTTGGCCGATACAAAAACACGCGCGCGCAAGACGAAGGTCGAGACGCAGCTGGCGAAAGATGCCGCCGATCAGGCAGTGCGCGCAGGCCTGCCGCTGGGCCGGATTCTGGACGGCGACTGTGTGGAAGCTATGCGCGAATTGCCCGATAATTCGGTCGATATGGTGTTTGCCGATCCGCCCTACAATTTGCAGCTGGGCGGCGATCTCAACCGGCCCGACGGAAGCCAGGTCGATGCCGTAACCGATCATTGGGACCAGTTTGACAGCTTTGCAATCTATGACAAATTTACAGAGGATTGGCTGACAGAGGCGAGAAGGATTCTCAAACCCGATGGCGCGCTGTGGGTCATTGGCAGCTATCACAACATCTTTCGCGTCGGTGCGATATTGCAGGATCTGGGTTTCTGGATACTCAACGATATCATCTGGCGTAAATCCAACCCGATGCCGAATTTCAAGGGCACCCGCTTTACCAATGCGCACGAGACGCTGATCTGGGCGGGTATGGGCGAAAAGGCGCGCTACCAGTTCAATTACCGCGCAATGAAAACTCTGAATGACGAACTGCAGATGCGCAGCGATTGGGTGCTGCCGATTTGTGGCGGGGCCGAACGGCTGAAGCGTGACGGACATAAAGCACACCCCACACAGAAGCCCGAAGCCCTGCTTTACCGCGTGATGCTGGCGACAACAGAAAAGGGCGACGTGGTGCTCGATCCGTTTTTCGGCACTGGTACCACCGGCGCAGTGGCCAAACGGCTTGGCCGCGAATGGATCGGGTGCGAGCGCGAGAGCATCTACCGCGAAGTCGCCATGGAACGGATCGAGCTGGCTCTGCCGCTGGACGAAAGCGCGCTGGAGACGATGCAAAGCAAGAAAAATGCGCCGCGGGTGGCCTTTGGCGCACTGGTTGAAAACGGTTATATCCAGCCTGGTACCGAATTGTTCGACAAACAGCGCCGCTGGATTGCAAAAGTCCGCGCCGATGGCTCGCTGGCTTATGAAAAGCAGACCGGTTCGATCCACGGATTGGGCAAGGACCTGCAGGGCGCGCCCAGCTGCAACGGCTGGACGTTCTGGCATATCGAACATGAAGGCACGGTAAAGCCGGTGGATGCTATCCGGCAGGATTATCTGCTGGCGATCGAGGATTGA
- the folP gene encoding dihydropteroate synthase — MPNRIYIRPIGFPPNPQSEARSPTGEAESVRLAGGMVHASRFAIILRRDNAVIQRDIVPPSGVADVLARLPDDAAADGHRQWAALRSAHPPLQLGDRTIRLDQPQIMGILNVTPDSFSDGGAFLDDPEEGRAHASAMLEAGAAIVDIGGESTRPGAAAVWEGDEIERVRPATEYCAAMGAAISVDTRRPAVMEAALGAGAQMINDVSALRHDPRSLEIVARAAVPVILMHAPGDGDNLHADGVYDNVVFDVFDWLNARRDAAIAAGVKQENIVLDPGIGFGKSLADNLALLNALALFHALGQPLMLGASRKRMIGALSNEAPAAERLGGSLALAVAGMNAGVQLLRVHDVAATVQARNVWRGLRDAALTDFSEMAGD; from the coding sequence ATGCCCAACCGGATTTATATCCGCCCGATTGGTTTCCCGCCAAATCCGCAAAGCGAAGCCAGATCGCCCACCGGCGAAGCTGAATCCGTCCGGCTGGCTGGCGGGATGGTTCACGCCAGCAGGTTTGCAATCATTCTGCGGCGCGACAATGCAGTAATCCAGCGCGACATTGTGCCGCCTTCGGGTGTCGCGGACGTACTGGCGCGGTTGCCGGACGATGCGGCTGCTGATGGTCACCGGCAATGGGCGGCGTTGCGTTCTGCCCATCCACCGCTGCAATTGGGTGACCGGACAATCCGCCTCGATCAGCCGCAGATCATGGGTATTCTCAACGTCACGCCTGACAGTTTTTCTGACGGCGGGGCGTTTCTGGATGATCCCGAAGAAGGCCGCGCTCACGCCTCGGCCATGCTGGAGGCGGGTGCTGCAATCGTCGATATTGGCGGCGAAAGCACGCGCCCGGGTGCAGCAGCCGTATGGGAGGGCGACGAGATTGAACGTGTGCGCCCGGCTACCGAATATTGCGCGGCGATGGGCGCGGCGATCAGTGTGGACACGCGGCGCCCGGCAGTGATGGAGGCTGCGCTGGGGGCTGGCGCGCAGATGATCAACGATGTGTCCGCTCTGCGGCATGATCCGCGCAGTCTGGAGATCGTTGCCCGGGCTGCAGTGCCCGTCATATTGATGCACGCGCCGGGCGATGGCGATAATCTGCACGCTGACGGCGTATATGACAACGTTGTGTTCGATGTGTTCGACTGGCTCAATGCCCGCCGCGATGCGGCGATTGCAGCAGGGGTAAAGCAAGAGAATATCGTGCTTGATCCCGGCATCGGATTTGGAAAATCGCTGGCCGACAATCTGGCCCTGCTCAACGCGCTCGCGTTATTTCATGCGCTGGGTCAGCCGCTCATGCTGGGCGCAAGCCGGAAACGCATGATCGGCGCGCTATCGAACGAAGCACCCGCTGCAGAACGGCTGGGCGGTTCGCTGGCCTTGGCCGTGGCAGGAATGAATGCAGGCGTGCAGCTGCTGCGCGTGCACGACGTTGCCGCGACGGTGCAGGCGCGCAACGTGTGGCGCGGACTGAGGGACGCGGCGTTGACCGATTTCAGCGAAATGGCCGGGGATTAG
- a CDS encoding DUF2165 family protein, whose translation MSRILKIALILSVAVWALLGVTGNITDWAGTTGAVSATTSMATFEGAAEPWRATTSPAIVLGGAIFIVLGKALCSALCFTGAYRMWKARGLAAADFAASKKLALSGCGVAVLMLFSGWIIIAETWFELWRSYALRDAALGSAFRYAGIIGLIALLVGAAED comes from the coding sequence ATGTCGAGAATTCTGAAAATTGCGCTGATACTGAGTGTGGCAGTATGGGCATTATTGGGTGTAACCGGGAACATCACCGACTGGGCAGGCACGACCGGCGCAGTATCCGCGACGACATCGATGGCTACATTCGAAGGCGCTGCGGAGCCTTGGCGGGCAACCACCAGCCCGGCGATTGTTCTGGGCGGCGCGATCTTTATCGTGCTTGGAAAGGCGCTTTGCAGCGCGCTCTGTTTTACGGGTGCGTACCGGATGTGGAAGGCGCGCGGTCTTGCTGCGGCGGATTTTGCTGCCAGCAAGAAACTGGCGCTCAGCGGCTGCGGCGTTGCGGTGCTGATGCTTTTCTCCGGCTGGATTATCATCGCAGAGACCTGGTTTGAACTCTGGCGGTCGTACGCGCTGCGTGATGCGGCGCTTGGATCGGCATTTCGCTATGCCGGCATAATCGGTTTGATTGCGTTGCTTGTGGGTGCGGCAGAAGATTGA
- a CDS encoding SDR family oxidoreductase, with amino-acid sequence MARDMGHESFSEFAGRTALVTGAGSGIGACVARWLSRHDIGKLILVDISESGLNTFGSGCEIQREVGDVSDPGFWETLESGLGPIDYCIVNAGIGGGGEIADLSLDEWRRIMSVNLDGAFMTLRAGLRAMRENGGGAAVVVSSITGIKPVPGIGPYGVAKAGVAHMARIAAAENAAHNIRVNAVAPGGVDTSIWDEGEQFRQAVALHGRAAALKVMASTTPRGQFATPDELAGEIGFLLSDMAANITGTVLVSDGGFSF; translated from the coding sequence ATGGCCCGCGACATGGGTCATGAAAGTTTTTCAGAATTTGCCGGCAGAACGGCGCTCGTTACCGGCGCCGGGTCCGGCATTGGAGCCTGCGTTGCACGCTGGCTGTCCAGGCATGATATCGGCAAGCTCATATTGGTGGACATCAGCGAAAGCGGGCTGAACACATTTGGGTCAGGTTGCGAAATTCAACGTGAAGTAGGCGACGTTTCTGATCCCGGTTTTTGGGAGACACTTGAATCCGGCCTGGGTCCGATTGATTATTGCATCGTCAATGCAGGGATCGGCGGCGGCGGAGAAATCGCGGATCTGTCACTGGATGAATGGCGCCGGATAATGTCGGTCAACCTTGACGGCGCTTTCATGACCCTGCGCGCCGGGTTGCGGGCGATGCGCGAAAATGGCGGCGGTGCAGCCGTTGTGGTTTCATCAATCACCGGGATAAAGCCTGTTCCCGGCATCGGCCCCTACGGCGTTGCCAAGGCCGGCGTGGCGCACATGGCCAGGATCGCCGCAGCGGAAAACGCAGCCCACAATATCCGGGTAAATGCAGTGGCGCCCGGCGGGGTGGACACGTCGATCTGGGACGAAGGCGAACAGTTTCGCCAGGCGGTTGCGCTGCATGGTCGCGCGGCTGCGCTGAAAGTGATGGCTTCGACAACTCCGCGCGGACAATTTGCTACGCCCGACGAACTGGCGGGAGAAATCGGCTTTCTGCTGAGTGACATGGCGGCAAATATCACCGGAACCGTGCTGGTTAGCGATGGCGGTTTCAGTTTCTAG
- a CDS encoding sigma-54 dependent transcriptional regulator gives MSDNEDRLLMLIDDEPAQSRLITALAAREGWRTLVVHDAETAIATLGTRQGMACAAIILDQWVPGDDACELIDELKTRRPAMPILMLTTSASPLLAVEAMRAGATDYLIKPVAPDRLMQALRSATKREAPKDELQPLTEKMPAVLDFDAMIGNAPIFRAALARGAKAARGHGPLLIEGETGTGKEMLVRAMHAASPRAKLPLRIVNIGGVAGNSVESVLFGHEKGAFAGAFDRQIGAIQHCDGGTLVLDELDRLTPDVQERLVKAVSDGVVRPIGAAHSFRVDVRIIGASNIPLSELAEAGHFRKDLLQAISGTVIELPPLRERQGDIPALARHFLARIGEQPGLRPLSITDSALSLLAAFDWPGNVRQLQAVLFRAAVFCDGNALTGQDFPQLSELIGEFDETLDPHHEGIGVMLYTADGNLRSLDDIEADVIRLAIGHYRGRMTEVARRLGIGRSTLYRKLGDLGIDNAA, from the coding sequence ATGTCGGACAACGAAGATCGCCTTTTGATGCTGATCGATGATGAACCGGCGCAAAGCCGCCTCATCACAGCGCTCGCCGCGCGCGAGGGTTGGCGCACGCTTGTTGTCCACGATGCCGAAACCGCAATTGCCACGCTTGGTACGCGCCAGGGGATGGCCTGCGCTGCAATTATCCTCGACCAATGGGTGCCGGGCGATGATGCCTGCGAGCTTATCGACGAATTGAAAACCCGCCGTCCGGCAATGCCGATCCTGATGCTGACCACCAGCGCCAGCCCGCTGCTCGCGGTAGAGGCGATGCGCGCGGGCGCGACAGACTATCTCATAAAACCGGTTGCACCCGACAGATTGATGCAGGCTTTGCGCAGCGCAACCAAGCGGGAAGCGCCCAAGGATGAATTGCAGCCACTGACCGAGAAAATGCCGGCCGTGCTCGATTTCGACGCGATGATCGGTAACGCACCGATTTTCAGAGCCGCGCTGGCTCGCGGCGCAAAGGCTGCGCGCGGACACGGCCCGCTGCTGATCGAGGGTGAGACCGGTACCGGCAAGGAAATGCTGGTTCGCGCAATGCACGCCGCCAGCCCGCGCGCGAAATTGCCGTTGCGGATCGTCAATATAGGCGGTGTGGCAGGCAATTCGGTCGAATCCGTTCTGTTCGGTCATGAAAAAGGAGCTTTTGCTGGCGCATTCGACCGCCAAATTGGCGCTATCCAGCATTGTGATGGAGGCACCCTGGTGCTGGACGAGCTCGACCGGCTGACGCCTGACGTGCAGGAACGGCTGGTAAAGGCTGTTTCGGACGGGGTTGTCCGTCCGATCGGCGCGGCGCACAGCTTCCGTGTCGATGTACGTATCATCGGTGCAAGCAACATTCCTCTGAGCGAACTGGCCGAAGCGGGACATTTCCGGAAAGATTTGCTGCAAGCAATTTCGGGCACGGTCATCGAACTACCGCCTTTGCGAGAACGGCAGGGCGACATCCCAGCACTGGCCCGGCATTTTCTCGCCAGGATCGGTGAACAGCCCGGATTGCGGCCGCTTTCTATTACCGACAGCGCCTTGTCGCTGCTCGCGGCATTTGATTGGCCGGGCAATGTCCGCCAGTTGCAAGCGGTGCTGTTCCGCGCAGCAGTGTTCTGCGATGGTAATGCGCTAACCGGGCAAGATTTTCCCCAGTTATCCGAACTGATCGGCGAATTTGACGAAACTCTTGATCCGCACCACGAAGGTATCGGCGTGATGCTGTATACTGCCGACGGAAATCTTCGTTCATTGGACGATATCGAAGCGGACGTGATCCGGCTTGCAATCGGACACTACAGGGGCCGAATGACCGAAGTGGCCCGGCGACTTGGGATTGGGCGTTCGACACTTTATCGCAAACTTGGCGATCTCGGGATTGATAACGCGGCATAA
- a CDS encoding NAD(P) transhydrogenase subunit alpha, whose amino-acid sequence MRIAILKERAAGESRVAITPETVKKFSALGATLAVEQGAGDGASISDADYETAGAELGTAEQAVSGADIILAVQAPDPALLTGAKDGAWVAATFDPFSAKDRVDAYAAAGLEALSMEFMPRITRAQSMDVLSSQSNLAGYKAVIASANTYGRAFPMMMTAAGTVQAARVFVMGVGVAGLQAIATAKRLGAQVSATDVRSATKEQIRSLGAKPVFVETVEGIEGEGSGGYAAEMSDEYKTAQAELVSSHIAKQDIVITTALIPGRAAPRLISDVQIASMKPGSVVFDLAVAQGGNVEGSQPDQTVTRHGVKIIGFSNAAGHLAADASALFARNLYNFLSAFWDEEKGRPVLDAEIGDAVRLTQNGKVVNARLTN is encoded by the coding sequence GTGCGGATAGCGATCCTGAAAGAACGCGCCGCTGGCGAAAGCCGCGTTGCGATCACTCCGGAAACGGTGAAAAAGTTCTCGGCCCTGGGCGCGACGCTCGCGGTGGAGCAGGGTGCCGGAGACGGCGCATCGATATCCGACGCGGATTACGAGACGGCGGGTGCGGAGCTTGGCACAGCCGAGCAGGCTGTGTCCGGCGCGGATATAATCCTGGCTGTGCAAGCCCCGGATCCTGCTCTGCTTACAGGCGCGAAGGACGGCGCGTGGGTCGCCGCGACTTTTGATCCGTTCAGCGCAAAGGACCGGGTCGATGCGTACGCCGCGGCCGGTCTGGAGGCGCTGTCGATGGAATTCATGCCGCGCATCACCCGCGCACAAAGCATGGATGTCTTATCCAGCCAGTCGAACCTTGCCGGCTACAAGGCTGTGATTGCGTCGGCCAACACATACGGCCGGGCATTTCCGATGATGATGACAGCGGCAGGCACTGTGCAGGCCGCGCGCGTTTTCGTGATGGGTGTAGGTGTCGCCGGACTGCAAGCTATCGCGACAGCCAAGCGGCTTGGAGCGCAGGTAAGTGCGACAGACGTCCGGTCAGCCACCAAGGAGCAGATCCGGTCGCTGGGTGCAAAACCGGTGTTTGTCGAGACGGTTGAAGGTATCGAAGGCGAGGGCAGCGGCGGTTACGCCGCCGAAATGTCCGACGAATATAAGACCGCACAGGCCGAACTGGTTTCAAGCCATATCGCCAAGCAAGATATCGTGATCACCACCGCATTGATACCTGGCCGCGCAGCCCCGCGGCTTATCAGTGATGTCCAGATTGCCAGCATGAAACCGGGCAGCGTGGTTTTTGATCTTGCCGTGGCACAAGGCGGCAATGTCGAGGGATCACAGCCCGACCAGACCGTAACGCGGCATGGTGTGAAAATCATCGGATTCAGCAACGCCGCCGGCCATCTGGCAGCGGACGCTTCGGCGTTATTCGCGCGCAACCTCTACAACTTCCTCAGCGCATTTTGGGATGAGGAAAAGGGAAGGCCGGTTCTGGACGCGGAGATCGGTGATGCAGTGCGCCTGACGCAGAACGGGAAGGTCGTGAACGCACGACTGACAAATTAG
- a CDS encoding fasciclin domain-containing protein, whose amino-acid sequence MRYSIPMKLLAAGSALALGGCMTMEGDMNDDMATATSTTTVAYPTVGGAKMYPTYNIVQNAQNSPIHTTLVKAVVAADLAATLSSAGPFTVFAPTDEAFGRMPAATLNTLLMPANKAALQKVLTYHVVPGRVTAADLVAKIKAGGGTTTITTVQGGTLTASMVGGDVKLAGQNGSLGYVKQADVMQSNGIIHVVNGVLLPSM is encoded by the coding sequence ATGCGTTATTCAATCCCGATGAAACTGCTCGCCGCCGGTTCTGCCCTTGCCCTGGGCGGATGTATGACCATGGAAGGCGACATGAACGATGATATGGCTACCGCGACAAGCACGACGACCGTCGCATATCCTACGGTTGGCGGTGCGAAGATGTACCCGACCTATAATATCGTGCAGAATGCGCAGAATTCACCGATCCACACGACGCTGGTCAAAGCCGTCGTCGCTGCCGACCTTGCCGCCACGCTCAGCAGTGCAGGGCCGTTCACTGTGTTTGCCCCGACAGACGAAGCATTTGGCAGAATGCCCGCAGCGACGCTGAACACCTTGCTGATGCCGGCGAACAAGGCTGCGCTACAAAAGGTTCTGACCTATCACGTGGTGCCCGGCCGGGTGACCGCCGCGGACCTGGTTGCCAAGATCAAAGCGGGCGGCGGTACCACGACGATTACCACTGTCCAGGGCGGAACGCTAACCGCTTCGATGGTCGGCGGTGACGTAAAGCTCGCCGGTCAGAATGGCAGTTTGGGTTACGTCAAACAGGCAGACGTGATGCAATCCAATGGTATCATTCACGTGGTAAACGGGGTTTTGCTGCCCAGTATGTAA
- a CDS encoding NAD(P) transhydrogenase subunit alpha has product MDFISILSIFVLACFVGYYVVWSVTPALHTPLMAVTNAISSVIIVGALIAAAASGAPAAKWLGLAGVVLASVNIFGGFAVTARMLAMYKKKEKK; this is encoded by the coding sequence ATGGACTTTATTTCAATCCTTTCGATTTTCGTGCTGGCCTGTTTCGTCGGCTACTACGTGGTCTGGTCGGTAACGCCCGCGCTGCACACACCGCTGATGGCGGTGACCAATGCGATCTCCAGTGTCATCATCGTCGGCGCGCTGATTGCCGCTGCGGCGAGCGGGGCTCCAGCGGCGAAGTGGCTGGGACTGGCGGGCGTGGTGCTGGCGAGCGTCAACATCTTCGGCGGTTTCGCTGTGACCGCGCGAATGCTGGCGATGTATAAGAAGAAGGAGAAGAAATGA